In Corvus moneduloides isolate bCorMon1 chromosome 31, bCorMon1.pri, whole genome shotgun sequence, one DNA window encodes the following:
- the LOC116436963 gene encoding LOW QUALITY PROTEIN: zinc finger protein 845-like (The sequence of the model RefSeq protein was modified relative to this genomic sequence to represent the inferred CDS: inserted 1 base in 1 codon; substituted 2 bases at 2 genomic stop codons): MPQDFSFPSLGRMEEEEEAVRKMPREPQAGTELQMETREDKSLWQNLMEEAALSGSMAQESHGEEKPEGSPTRRGSKASPGCSEEKRPPLCFIQRPNLVVHEQLHTGEKPYKCLECGKSFSHTSHLFIHHQIHTGGWPYKCLECGKSFSHSSSLICHQRIHTGERPYKCLQCGKSFCQSSSLTCHQEMHARGGPFECPECGKMFQWISYLIVHQQTHTGERPFRCTDCGKSFKWSSQLTSHQRIHTRERPXECPECGKSFSWSSSLRKHQQRHQXGNPCECPECGKSFGHCSNSILKLEVLLTEKLFQNPVLQTLRNPLLLLNAVKYYRVLQPCSGDSVVAVSCPQPVAVPRAQAALGAEPRPEPAWRWRLIPQSTMASQGFSWLLQFCVLLMLAHPLDPSSHPEGDMGTSALLREELERQDSVGPGMTPLVDVVLVSWTRSALELLIMGLVLGWFWRRWGEGKESPRTPKWRDQRGGSAGRVFWAELWWFGVFMDTKALETPRDEPGQKEPPAQGAHPLFLPPNQDLSFPRCGQMEEEEKPRRCRTRRGCKRSPERSKEERAPLCREGGRRCRGSSELGEKPQGGEKPHKCLECGKGFRWNFRLREHQRIHTGEKPYKCGECRKSFSQSSHLVSHQRIHTGERPYECGECGVGFRDSSQLREHQRIHTGEKPYECGECGKGFRQRPHLMKHQVIHTLERPHECGECGKGFWWSSNLIQHQNIHTGERPYECSECGKRFQTSSTLLVHQRIHTEERPFRCPNCGKGFKQSSSLISHRRIHTGERPYECPECGKSFSQSSTLTQHQRRMAARAGPVPGLLLSCGFPLTQPGGRWERGAGLGRVQSPPLAPIGRCCRQSWFWRADWSERGAARARSRRQGGRGAAEAPLAERLCGPGSGGGGRSPVRRRRSSEAAPAQDLSFPRRGRMEEEEKPRRCRTRRGCKRSPERSKEERAPLCQEGSRRSRGSLEVGEKPQGGEKPHKCLECGKGFRWNSSLIRHQRIHTGERPYECGECGKGFSSISHLTRHQVVHTGERPYECLDCWKSFSQSCDLRVHQRTHTGERPYECGKCGKGFTSSSHLIRHQVVHTGERPYECLQCGKSFCQSSELRAHQRTHTGERPYECSECGKRFQRGSHLLLHERIHTDERPFRCPDCGKSFKCNSTLIRHQRIHTGERPYECPQCGKSFSQSSALTQHHRRHRXGKPCECPECGKSFVRCSSSIPRGRIGVG; this comes from the exons ATGCCGCAG GACTTCTCATTCCCAAGCCTTGGCCgaatggaggaggaggaggaggcagtgaGGAAGATGCCCCGGGAgccccaggcag GCACTGAGCTGCAGATGGAGACCAGGGAGGACAAATCCCTGTGGCAGAACCTCATGGAAGAGGCTGCTTTGAGTGGCTCAATGGCACAGGAATCACACGGAGAGGAAAAGCCAGAGGGATCCCCCACAAGGAGGGGCTCCAAAGccagcccagggtgctctgaGGAGAAAAGGCCCCCCCTCTGCTTCATCCAGAGGCCCAACCTGGTGGTCCATGAGCAGCTGCACACTGGGGAGAAGCCctacaagtgcttggaatgtgggaagagcttcagccacaCTTCCCACCTCTTCATCCACCACCAGATACACACAGGGGGATGGCCctacaagtgcttggaatgtgggaagagcttcagccacagctccagcctgatctgccaccagaggatccacactggggaacggcCCTACAAGTGCTtgcagtgtgggaagagcttctgccagagctccagcctgACCTGCCACCAGGAGATGCACGCCAGGGGAGGGCCCTTTGAGTGTCCTGAGTGTGGGAAGATGTTTCAGTGGATCTCCTATCTCATTGTACAtcagcaaacacacacaggggagaggcccttccgctgcaCAGACTGCGGGAAGAGCTTCAAGTGGAGCTCCCAACTCACCAGCCACCAGCGCATCCACACCAGGGAGAGGC TAGAGTGTCCCGAGtgcgggaagagcttctccTGGAGCTCGTCCTTGAGGAAACACCAGCAGAGGCACCAGTAAGGGAATCCCTGCGAGTGCcccgagtgtgggaagagcttcgGGCACTGCTCCAACTCCATCTTAAAACTCGAGGTGCTGCTGACTGAAAAGCTCTTCCAGAACCCTGTACTTCAGACACTTAGGAATCCTCTTCTCTTATTAAATGCCGTAAAATATtaccgtgtcctgcagccgt GCTCTGGGGACAGCGTGGTGGCTgtcagctgtccccagcccgtCGCCGTGCCCAGAGCCCAGGCAGCACTCGGCGCGGAGCCACGGCCAGAGCCAGCGTGGAGGTGGCGGCTCATCCCACAGAGCACCATGGCCAGCCAGGgcttctcctggctgctgcagttctgtgtgctgctgatgcTGGCCCATCCCCTCGACCCTTCCAGCCATCCTGAGGGGGACATGGGCACCTCGGCTCTGCTTCGCGAGGAGCTGGAGCGGCAGGACTCCGTGGGGCCTGGGATGACCCCCTTGGTGGACGTGGTGCTGGTTTCTTGGACACGCTcggccctggagctgctgatcATGGGCCTTGTCCTGGGATGGTTCTGGAGACGCTGGGGAGAG GGAAAGGAGAGCCCCAGAACACCAAAGTGGAGAGATCAGAGAGGGGGAAGTGctgggagggttttttgggCTGAAttgtggtggtttggggtttttatggaCACAAAAGCCCTGGAGACTCCCAGAGATGAGCCTGGGCAGAAGGAACCCCCAGCCCAAGGCGCTCACCCCTTGTTTCTCCCCCCAAACCAGGATTTGTCATTCCCAAGGTGTGgccagatggaggaggaggaaaagccccggAGATGCCGCacgaggaggggctgcaaacgcagcccagagagatccaaggaggaaagagccCCCCTGTGCCGGGAAGGCGGCCGGAGATGCAGGGGGAGCTcggagctgggggagaagcctcagggtggggagaagccccacaagtgcttggaatgtgggaagggcttcagaTGGAACTTCAGGCTGAGGgaacaccagaggatccacactggggaaaagccctaTAAGTGTGGGGAATGcaggaagagcttcagccagagctcccacCTGGTCAGCCACCAAAggatccacaccggggagaggccctatgagtgtggggaatgcGGGGTGGGCTTCAGAGacagctcccagctcagggaacaccagaggatccacactggggaaaagccctatgagtgtggggaatgtgggaaaggCTTCAGGCAGAGGCCCCACCTGATGAAACACCAGGTGATCCACACCTTGGAACGACCAcatgagtgtggggaatgtgggaaaggCTTCTGGTGGAGCTCGAACCTGATTCAACATCAGAAtatccacactggggagaggccctacgagtgttctgagtgtgggaagaggtttcagaccAGCTCCACTCTCCTTGTGCACCAGCGGATTCACACAgaggagaggcccttccgctgccccaACTGCGGGAAGGGCTTCAAGCAAAGCTCCAGCCTCATCAGCCACCGGCGCATCCACACCGgagagaggccctacgagtgtcctGAGTGTGGCAAGAGCTTCTCACAGAGCTCTACCTTGACCCAACACCAACGGAG AATGGCGGCTCGGGCCGGGCCCgttccagggctgctcctcagctgcgGCTTTCCCCTCACGCAGCCCGGGGGGCGCtgggagcgcggggcggggctgggccgtGTGCAGAGCCCGCCCCTCGCTCCGATTGGGCGGTGCTGCCGTCAGTCGTGGTTCTGGCGCGCTGATTGGTCGGAGCGGGGAGCAGCCCGGGCCCGGAGCCGCCGGCAGGGCGGCCGTGGCGCAGCAGAGGCGCCATTGGCGGAGCGTCTGTGCgggcccgggagcggcggcggcggccggagcccggtgaggcggcggcggagctCGGAGGCGGCCCCAGCGCAG GATTTGTCATTCCCAAGGCGTGGccggatggaggaggaggaaaagccccggAGATGCCGCacgaggaggggctgcaaacgcagcccagagagatccaaggaggaaagagccCCCCTGTGCCAGGAAGGCAGCCGGAGATCCAGGGGGAGCTTGGAGGTGGGGGAGAAGCCTCAGGGTGGGGAGAAGCCCCACAAGTGCctggaatgtgggaagggcttcagaTGGAACTCCAGCCTGATCCggcaccagaggatccacactggggagaggccctatgagtgtggggaatgtgggaagggcttctCCAGCATCTCCCATCTGACCCGGCACCAGGTGGTCCACACAGGGGAACGGCCCTATGAGTGCTTGGATTGttggaagagcttcagccagagctgtgaCCTGAGGGTACACCAGCGCacccacactggggagaggccctatgagtgtgggaaatgtgggaagggcttcaccagcagctcccacctgaTCCGGCACCAGGTGGTCCACACAGGGGAACGGCCCTATGAGTGCTtgcagtgtgggaagagcttctgcCAGAGCTCTGAACTGAGGGCACACCAGCGCacccacactggggagaggccctacgagtgttctgagtgtgggaagaggtttcagagGGGCTCCCACCTCCTCTTACATGAGCGGATTCACACGgatgagaggcccttccgctgccctgactgtgggaagagcttcaaaTGCAACTCCACCCTCATCAGGCACCAgcgcatccacaccggggagaggccctacgagtgtccccagtgtgggaagagcttctcacagagctctgccttGACCCAACACCACCGGAGGCACCGCTAAGGGAAGCCCTGCGAGTGCCCCGAGTGCGGGAAGAGCTTCgtgcgctgctccagctccatcccccgtGGGAGGATCGGCGTTGGatga